In one Capra hircus breed San Clemente chromosome 22, ASM170441v1, whole genome shotgun sequence genomic region, the following are encoded:
- the PLCD1 gene encoding 1-phosphatidylinositol 4,5-bisphosphate phosphodiesterase delta-1 isoform X2 translates to MDSGRDFLTLHGLQDDKDLQALLKGGQLLKVKSSSWRKERFYKLQEDCKTIWQESRKVMRTPESQLFSIEDIQEVRMGHRTEGLEKFARDVPENRCFSIVFKDQRSTLDLIAPSPADAQHWVQGLGKIIHHSGSMDQRQKLRHWIHSCLRKADKNKDNKMSFKELQNFLKELNIQVDDSYARKIFKECDHSQTDSLEDEEIETFYKILTQRKEIDRTFEEATGSKETLSVDQLVTFLQHQQREEAAGPALALSLIERYEPSETAKAQRQMTKDGFLMYLLSADGSAFDLAHRRVYQDMDQPLSHYLVSSSHNTYLLEDQLTGPSSTEAYIRALCKGCRCLELDCWDGPNQEPIIYHGYTFTSKILFCDVVRAIRDYAFKASPYPVILSLENHCSLEQQRVMARHLRALLGPMLLDRPLDGVVTSLPSPEQLRGKILLKGKKLGGLFPPGGEGGPEATVVSDEDEAAEMEDEAVRSQVQHKSKEDKLRLAKELSDMVIYCKSVHFRGFPSPGTSGQAFYEMSSFSENRALRLLQESGNSFVRHNVDHLSRIYPAGWRTDSSNYSPVEMWNGGCQIVALNFQTPGSEMDVYQGRFLDNGACGYVLKPAFLRDPNSTFNSRALAQGPWWTPKRLNVRVISGQQLPKVNKNKNSIVDPKVTVEIHGVSRDMASRQTSVVTNNGFNPWWDTEFEFEVAVPELALVRFVVEDYDASSKNDFIGQSTIPLKSLKQGYRHIHLLSKNGDQHPSATLFVKVALRD, encoded by the exons TCTCCATCGAGGACATCCAGGAGGTGCGGATGGGGCACCGCACAGAGGGCCTGGAGAAGTTTGCTCGGGATGTGCCTGAGAACCGCTGCTTCTCCATCGTCTTCAAGGACCAGCGCAGTACTCTAGACCTCATTGCCCCATCACCAGCCGATGCCCAGCACTGGGTGCAGGGCCTGGGCAAGATTATCCACCACTCGGGCTCCATGGACCAGCGGCAGAAGCTGCGACA CTGGATTCATTCCTGCTTGCGAAAAGCTGACAAAAACAAGGACAACAAGATGAGCTTCAAAGAGCTACAAAACTTTCTGAAGGAGCTCAACATCCAGGTGGATGACAGCTATGCCCGAAAGATCTTCAAG GAATGTGACCACTCTCAGACAGACTCCCTGGAGGATGAGGAGATTGAGACCTTCTACAAGATACTGACCCAGAGGAAGGAGATCGACCGCACCTTCGAGGAGGCCACGGGCTCCAAGGAGACCCTGTCGGTCGATCAGCTGGTGACCTTCTTGCAGCACCAGCAGCGGGAGGAGGCGGCGGGGCCTGCACTGGCTCTCTCCCTCATTGAGCGCTATGAACCCAGCGAGACGG CCAAGGCGCAGCGTCAGATGACCAAGGACGGCTTTCTCATGTACCTGCTCTCGGCTGACGGCAGCGCCTTCGACCTGGCGCACCGGCGCGTCTACCAGGACATGGACCAGCCGCTCAGCCACTACCTGGTGTCGTCCTCGCACAACACCTACCTGCTGGAAGACCAGCTCACCGGTCCCAGCAGCACAGAAGCCTACATCCG GGCGCTGTGCAAAGGCTGCCGCTGCCTGGAGCTCGACTGCTGGGATGGGCCCAACCAGGAGCCGATCATCTATCATGGCTACACCTTCACCTCCAAGATCCTCTTCTGCGACGTGGTCAGGGCCATCCGGGACTACGCCTTCAAG GCATCCCCCTACCCCGTCATCCTGTCCTTGGAGAACCACTGCAGCCTGGAGCAGCAGCGCGTGATGGCACGACACCTGCGCGCCCTCCTGGGGCCCATGCTATTGGACCGGCCATTGGATGGGGTCGTCACCAGCCTGCCTTCCCCTGAG CAACTGAGGGGGAAGATCTTGCTAAAGGGGAAGAAGCTGGGCGGGCTCTTCCCGCCTGGAGGAGAAGGCGGCCCCGAGGCCACTGTGGTGTCAGACGAGGATGAGGCTGCTGAGATGGAGGACGAGGCGGTGAGGAGCCAAGTGCAGCACAAGTCCAAG GAGGACAAGCTCAGGCTAGCGAAGGAACTCTCCGACATGGTCATTTACTGCAAGAGCGTCCACTTTCGGGGCTTCCCCAGCCCTGGCACCTCTGGGCAGGCTTTCTATGAGATGTCATCCTTCTCTGAGAACCGCGCCCTCCGACTGCTCCAAGAATCAG GAAACAGCTTTGTCCGCCACAACGTGGATCACCTGAGCAGGATCTACCCCGCTGGGTGGAGAACAGACTCCTCAAACTACAGCCCTGTGGAGATGTGGAATGGGGGCTGCCAAATCG TGGCCCTGAACTTCCagactcctgggtcagagatGGATGTATACCAGGGCCGCTTCCTGGACAATGGGGCCTGTGGGTATGTGCTGAAGCCTGCCTTCCTGCGAGACCCTAACTCCACCTTCAACTCCCGTGCCCTGGCCCAGGGCCCCTGGTGGACTCCAAAACGACTCAATGTCAGG GTCATCTCAGGGCAGCAGCTGCCAAAAGTCAACAAGAATAAGAATTCAATCGTGGACCCCAAGGTGACAGTGGAGATCCATGGCGTGAGCCGGGACATGGCCAGCCGCCAGACCTCTGTGGTCACCAATAATG GTTTCAACCCATGGTGGGACACGGAGTTTGAGTTTGAGGTGGCTGTGCCTGAGCTTGCCCTCGTGCGCTTTGTGGTGGAGGACTACGATGCCTCCTCCAAGAACGACTTCATTGGCCAGAGCACCATCCCCTTGAAAAGCCTCAAGCAGG GATACCGCCACATCCACCTCCTCTCCAAGAACGGAGACCAGCACCCATCTGCCACCCTCTTTGTGAAGGTGGCCCTCCGAGACTAG